Genomic DNA from Solanum dulcamara chromosome 4, daSolDulc1.2, whole genome shotgun sequence:
taagcacgaaaaccacagccgctaactccaaatcatgagtaggatagtttttctcatgggccttcaactgtctTGAGGCATAGGCAACCACTTTCCCCTTCTACATCAACACACCGCCTAAaccaacaccagaagcatcacagtaTACAGTAAACCCCACACCTTCCTCGGGTAgcgtcaaaataggagctgaagtcaataaagtcttaagcttttggaagctcgctTCACATTCATCGGACCAATGAAAATACACgtccttctgagtcaatctagtcagtGGAGCTAcaatagtggagaagccctgCACAAATCGcctataataaccggctaaccccacaaaactacgaatctcagtaggagaagtaggccttgtccaacctctaactgcctcaatcttagctggatccactctaatcccctctttggagaccacgtgtcctaaaaatgtaacagaatcaagccaaaattcacacttggaaaactttgcattcaacttttcttccctcaacttctgaagtaccaacctcaaatggcggACATGATCTGCCCCAGTCTTGAAATACACcaggatgtcatcaatgaatactatcataAAAGAATCTAAGTACGGGCGAAAcactccattcatcaactccatgaatgctgcgggggcattcgtcaacccaaatgacatcaccaaaaactcgtagtgaccataacgagttcgaaaagctgtcttaggaatatctgatgccctaatcttcaactgatgataaccggacctcaagtctattttggaaaacaatgcTGCTCCCTGTAGCtcatcaaataaatcatcaatatggggaagaggatatttatttttaatagttaccttgttcaactgcctgtaatcgatacacatcctcatagttccatctttcttctttacaaacagaaccggtgcaccccaagAAGACACACTggggcgaataaaccccttactcaacaagtcttgcaactgatccttcaactccttcaattcaactggagccatgagatatggaggaatagaaataggtttagtgccaggctctaagtcaatagcaaaatcaatatccctatccggaggaataccaggaagatcagtaggaaatacatcagaaaactccttaaccactggaacaatctctataggaggtgactcaatactggtatcccgaataaaggccaaataagacatacaccctctatcaatcaacctctgagtacgaatatatgagataaccttactgggataggagccactagtacccttccactcaattcgcggggcaccaggtatcgctaaggtaacagttttaGCATAAGAATCGAGAATAGCACGATGgggagaaagccaatccatacccaatatcacatgaAAATCTACCATCCtcagaataatcatatctacccaagtattATACCCGGCCAAGGAAATAAGACATGAtcgatatactcgatccaccactaaaggtTCACCCACGGGTGTAGAAATATGAACGGGCACGGACATACgatcacatgtcaaatcaaagttAGATGCAAAATTGGCAGACACATAGGAAAATGTAGAccttggatcaaataatacagatgcaggtcgatggcAAACTGGGACAATACCTGTGATAACGACGTCggaagcctcagcctcgggtctccctggaaaagcataacactgagcTCCCCTACCACCTCCGACCTGcccaacacctctacctcctTCCTGAGGGACTATAGCACCACTAGCACCCCTACTAGGAGTGCGACCACCCCTACTAGTCTgggctctacctcgacctctgaCTGGCGGCGCTGGCCCTCTCACTGAAACTGAAGAACTAGGTTGGGTTCCTCCTCGACCCTGAGATGGACACTGCCATGAAAGATGATCCGGATCACCACAAGTATAACATGCTCTCTCATGCGAAAACCTCTGCGATGAACCTGAAGAACTTGTATAACTACCCCGGCTAATTGACCTCTGCTGTGACCCCTGGTAATTCTGACCTGCACTATAGGACCCACGAGGTGTCTGACCACCCTCAGAAGCAGGCATAGATGCATGAACTGGTCCTCTACGCTGGAAGGAACCACCtcctctataggaccctctacctcca
This window encodes:
- the LOC129885055 gene encoding uncharacterized protein LOC129885055 produces the protein MEREEFGDPKRARASGKFLGTSSGGRGSYRGGGSFQRRGPVHASMPASEGGQTPRGSYSAGQNYQGSQQRSISRGSYTSSSGSSQRFSHERACYTCGDPDHLSWQCPSQGRGGTQPSSSVSVRGPAPPVRGRGRAQTSRGGRTPSRGASGAIVPQEGGRGVGQVGGGRGAQCYAFPGRPEAEASDVVITVELGPDLTFEEEPIAILDRQVRNLRTKKIASVKVQWKHRSVGEATWETEADMRARYPHLFESSGIFLCFMFGDEHDF